GGAGAGTGAAGAAGGCAGTAGGCAATAGCCATTAGGCGAGTAGAGGATTCAGGTTCCGTCCGCAGAAGTTTGGCTTAAATAGCCGTGTCCCAACGATTTGAACCAAGGAGCGCAGCGACTCATATGCCCTACGCACAAGCAGGCGATGTTAAGTTACACTATGAATCTTTCGGCAGCGGCGTGCCGTTCGTTTTCGTCTCGGGCACCGGCTGGCCGGGGGCGCCGTGGAAGCTGAAGCAGGTGGCGGCGCTGGCCGACCGCTACCGGGTGATCGTTTACGATCATCGCGGCGTCGGTAAGTCTGACGCGCCCAAGGGGCCGTACTCGACGCGCCAGTTCGCTCAAGACGCGATCCATTTATTCGACGCTATCGGCGTCACCGAACCGGCGCATATCATCGGCCACTCCATGGGCGGACGGGTGTGCCAGTGGATGGCGATCGATCATCCAGCGCGGGTGCGCAGCATGATTCAAGCGGCCTCTGGTTCGGGCTCCATGGGCCTGCCCGACTATCCGCGCGGCTTGACGGTCAACGCCACCGAGAGTTTGATCACGCGCGGTTACAAGGAACATATGTGGCACCATTTTCAGAGCAAGTTCTTTTTTCCCGAAGCCTTTGTCAAAGCCCATACCGAGGTGCTGACAGAGTTATTCAAAGTTTTCTGGGACAACGCGCCGAAGATTGAGCCGTACTTAGAGCATGTGATCGCGCGCAATCGACATGAGACCGGCGAGCATTTGCACCAGATTACTTGCCCGACGCTTTGTATCGTCGGCAGCGAAGATAAAGTCGATGCCGACACCGGCAGCCACGTGACGACGTCGGAGCATCTACGCGACAACATCAAAGGCGCCGAGATGAAAGTCATCGACGGCTGCGGCCACGGGTTTTTCTGGCACAAGCCCGAAGAAACCAACCGGATCATCCGCGAGTGGGTGGATCGGCATTGAGATTTGGAATCGGATGTTTAACCGCAAAATTCGAGGCGCCCTGATTCGGCTCATCGTTGCGCCAGGTTATAGCCACCAAGCGTTTGCAAGGTGCAACGCTAAACTCTAGACTCCAGTGGCTAGACCGGAGGTAACATGTTCGACAGTTCAAAGATCCAACCCCATTTAGCTTTTACCGACCTGCGCGAGTGGATGGCGGAGGCGGAAAAACTTGGCGAATTGAAAACCGTGCGCGGCGCGTCGTGGCAGGAGGAAATAGGTCTTGCCACCGATGTGGTTGTGCCGCCCGATGACGGACCGTCGGTGATCTTCGACGATGTGCCGGGCTGTCCCAAGGGCTTTCGTGTTCTCATCAATGCCTTTGCCGGTAAGCGCCGCGCCATGACCTTCGGCTTTCCCCAGGGCTTGACCAAACAAGAACTGAGCGACGCCTACTTCGAGCATTATCAAAAGACGCAGCATAATATCGCGCCGGTGTTCGTCGACAGTGGACCGGTCTTCGAAAACGTCATTGAAAAAAATGAAGTAGACATCGAAAAATTTCCCACCCCGGTATGGCATAAGGACGACGGCGGCCGTTACATCGGCACCGGCTGTTATTCCGTGACCATGGACCCGGACGAAAAATGGATCAACGCCGGTTGCTACCGCGCCATGATTCAAGACAAGAAATCGGTCAGCCTGCTGATGGTGCCGGGCAAACATGGCTACATGCACCGGCAGAAATATTTTCGCAAAGGCGAAAAGATGCCGATCGCGCTGGTGCTCGGCGGCGATCCGTTGTTTTTCTTCATGGCGGGCACGGAGCATCCCTACGGCGTTTGTGAATATGACATCGTCGGCGGCATGCGTGGCAAACCGGTTGAGTGCGTGCGCGGCGAAATTACCGGTCTGCCGTTCCCGGCCAATTCCGAAATCGTCCTCGAAGGTTTTTTGAACAACGACAACCGCAAGTTCGAGGGGCCGTTCGGTGAGTGGACCGGTTACTACGCGTCGGATGAAAGCGCCCAGCCGGTTTTGGAAATCGAAAGGATCTATCATCGCAACGATCCGATCATTCTCGGTGTGCCGCCAATAGGCGGCGGCTCCGACGAGATGGCGCGCTACCGCGCGATCATGCGCTCGGCGATGCTCAAGCAGCAGCTGCGCAGCGCCGGCGTGCCGGACGTAACGCAAGTCTGGCCCCATGAGATCGGCGCCTCGCGCATGCTCGTCGCCCTGGCGATCAAGCAGCGCTATCCGGGCCACGCCCGACAGGTCGGCCTGCTGGCGTCGAGCTGTGGCGCGTCGGTGTACGGTTTGAAAATGGTGATCGTCGTCGACGACGATATCGATGTGTCCAATCTCGACCAGCTCATGTGGGCGACGCTGTCGCGCTACGATCCGGCGACTTCGGTGGAAATTTTGAGCCGCATGCGCAGCACGCCGGCCGATCCGCGCTTGACGCCGGAGCAGAGAAAGATTCGCGACTTTACCAACTCGCGCATGGTCATCGACGCCACCCGGCCCTATGAATGGCGCGACAAGTTTCCCAAGGTCAACGCGCCGAGCCAGGAAGTCACCCGCAAAGCGCGCGAGCTGTTCGGTTATTTACTGAAGTAAGGGCCGGTCGGGATCGGCCGTGGTTCGGACTCGGCGAGTTAGCTGCAAAAAGTCCTAACGGAATCTCAACTTTAGAGGCCAGCCCCTACGGTTGCGCTTCCGTCGTCAGTTTTCTTCACCGCAATCGATACTGCTACCGGCCTGGTGAGTGCCGCTAAGACCGGCGATGCAGCGCAGAGCGCGGTCAATTGTTCCTTACTGGCGTCGGACTTGACGTGGACGGTGACACGGATTTGCTTGAAGCTCGAGTTTGCCGGTTCAGAGCTATTCATAACATCCTGAAACTCGACATCTCCTTCTACGTCGCATTCGATTTCTTGCACTTGCAAATTGGCAACGCTGGCACGATACGCCAGAGTCGTGGTTACCGAGGCGGCGAGAGCGACCAGCAGTTCCTCCATCGGAGTTGGCCCGAGATCTTTGCCGGCGAGAATTTCCGGTGTGTCGGTGGTTTGGATAAACGGCGCATTGCGCGCGCTGAACTCGCGGCCCATGCCTTTGAAGCTGCTCACTAGGCTGATGCTTTGGGCGCCATCGATCCAGCGATTTTTCGCGCGCAGTTTGAATTGTCCGTTCTCGGGGTTCGTCTGCAAACTAGTTTTGACTCGCTCTAGTTCTTCGCACTGAAAGCCGTTGATAGTTTGGTTGTCGCTCATGGTCCTCGTCTCAAATTCGTAATATTTCGCAGCGTCCAAAGCTATAACTTAGGGGGCGTTTGAATGCGTCGGAGTTGCTGCCCTCGTGGATAACGCTTTGGCTGCGATGCGATGGTCGGGTTGTCGTGACAAGTTGAATGTGCTCCGACACATACAATTACAGAGAGCACAATGCGTGCCAGGGCGACGCGGAGTGTCGGTTAAAGTTTTACGAGGGGAAATTGGCTCGACAGCTGTCGTGGTGAGCGGATCTTTCGGTAAACCGACAACTAAGTTTACACTCGATGTAAACTTAGTTGTCGGTTTCGGTGTTTCTCGGTCGACTTGTCGGCGCGCGCCGCTGCGTGGTGAAAGTTACTTGAGCAAAATCTCTTTGAGCTTCTCGACGATCGGTTTTTCCAAACGGTAAACCCGAGCGACGACTTTTTCCAAATCTTCGCCGCTGATCGGATTCATATCGAGACGCGCTTTCTGTACGTCGGCGAGAAACTCGGGATCTTTATAGGTGGCGGCCAGGCCTTTGCGCAGCAGCATCACCCGATCTTTCGGCGTCTTAGGTGGAAACACGTAAGGGCGCGCGATGGCGCCGTAGTCGAAAATACCCACTTGCACCAGTTTGCGCGCGTCTTCGTTTTTGACGAAATCGAAGATCGCTGGAACGTTCGGCAACTCGGCGTGGCGCTGTGGCAGCGTCTGCATTAAAAGCATTATCGCACCGGATTCGATCTCTTTGCTCCAGCCTGATTTATAGGATTCCCAAGAATTGGTCACGCCGTGAAGTTCGCCGCCGGCGATGGCCAAGCGAATGTCGGCGGTGCCTTTGTAGCCGGAGATCAGCTGGATCGGCAGGCCGACGGTGGCGCGCACGACTTTGGTGACGTCGTCAGTGGCCGCGCCGGGGCCGACGCCGCCGAACTTGAGCGTGGTTTTCGACGACAGCCATTGTTCGATGCTCGTCACTCCGGCAGATTTACTGACACCGAGGGCGAGTGAGTCTTGCGCCGGCACGCCGAGATACTCGAACTTGAGGCCGTCGAACTCGATGCCCGGCTTGCCGAGCACCTGTTGGAGAATCAAGCCGCCGATGAAATGGCCGACGGTGAGGCCGTCGGGTTTGGCGATTTTGTAGGTGTAGTTAGCGGCGATCAAACTGCCGGCGCCGGTCATGTTGTCGACGACGAAGCTGGGATTGCCAGCAATATGTTTGCCCAGATGGCGCGCGATGGTGCGCGTGTAGGTGTCGTAGCCGCCGCCGGCGGAGCCGCCGACGATGATGCGCACAGTCTTGTTGCGGTAGAAAGAATCCTGAGCGTTACAGAGGCTGGTCTGACAACAGAGAATCACTGCGAAGGTCGACAGAAGTTTCCATCCTGGGATCGGCATAAACTCTCCTTCCGCGGTTTAGCTCGGCGATTGTTAGCAGAAATAGCCAGTCTTGCAACTTGCATCGACGGCGCGGCTTGATAATCATCATGGCGACGATGAGGAGTTCGCTCGATGCAGTATCGATATCTCGGTAAGAATCGTTTGAAAGTATCCGCCATCGGATACGGCTGTCCACCGTTTCAGGGCAAGTTGAGCGAAGGTGACGAGCAGCAAGCGATCGCCGTTCTGCAACGCGCCATCGACATCGGCATGAATTTCATCGACACCGCCGATCACAACAACGGCAACAACGAAGAGATTCTCGCCAAGGTTTTGAAAAATAGGCGCGGCGAAGTCGTGCTGACGTCGAAATTCGGCAATCTGCGCGGACAACCGTGGGCGGCGGGACGAGAAGTCGAAGGCCGGCCAGAGTATGTTGCTTGGGCTTGCGAGAATTCGCTCAAGCGTCTGCAAACCGACTACATCGATCTTTACTATTTGCATCGGGTCGATCCCAAAGTGGCCATCGAAGACACCGTCGGCGCGATGAAGCGATTGGTTGAGCAAGGCAAGGTGCGCCATCTCGGTTTGAGTGAAGCCGGGCCCGAGACGCTGCGGCGCGCCAACGCGGTGTATCCGATCGCCGCGGTGCAAAGCGAATATTCTCTTTGGACCCGCGACTACGAAGCGAACACGATTCCGCTCTGCCGCGAGCTCGGCGTCGGTTATGTCGCTTACTATGCGCTAGGACGCGGATTCCTGAGCGGGAAATGGAACGACTTTACCGATCTCGGCGAGAAGGAAGCGAAGCGGCGCGGGCCGCGTTTTCACACCGAGAATTTTGCCCGCAATGTCGAGCTGCTCAAGCGCTTGGAGCGAATTGCCAAAGCAAGAAATTGTTCCGTGGCGCAGTTGGCGCTGGCGTGGATTCTCCATCAAGGCAATTTCTTCGTGCCGATTCCCGGCACCGACAAGATCGCCAATCTGGAAGCCAACGCGGCGGCGGCCGAGAATTCTCTGAGCAATGATGAGCTCGCCGCCATTGATAACATTTTCCCAATCGGCGCAGCGGCTGGCGGCCGTCATGATTATGATCGGTCGAAGGAGTTGAATATCTAACTCTTCGCTACGGTCCTGCGGACCTACTCAGGGCGGGCGGACTTGTTTTTCCGATTACCCGAGTAGCGCCCGAAGGTCGCATATCGAGGGGGGGCAGTTTTGATTGGACGGTGTTTTTTATTTCCGTTTCCCCGAGTAGCGCCCGTGGCGGGCGCGTATCGAGGGGTCTCTTAGCATCGGACGGTGCGCAAGCGTACCCTACCGGAGGACGAGGTTGACCATGCGAGTTTTAATTACCGGCGCGGGATTGATCGGTTGCTACACGGCGAAAGAGTTGATCGCACGCGGCGATGAGGTGACGTTTTTCGACTTGCAGCCCAATTTAGAATATTTGCTCAAAGTTCTTGGGCGCGAATTGCCGATCGTTCGCGGCGATATTCGCGAGCTACCGGCGTTGATCGAGGCGATGCAGAGCACGCGCGCCGAAGTTGTCATTCACACCGCTGGGCTGCAAGGCAACCGGACGCCGTACTTCGGTTTTCAAGTAAACTTGATAGGTACGTTGAACGTCGCCGAGGCGGTGCGGCTGACCGGCGTGCGCCGGTTGATTCACGCCAGCAGCCAGGGCGTCTACGATCTTAGCGATCCACCGGTGCCGATTCACGAAGAGGCGCGGCGCGACGGCGGTGCGCGTGTCTATCAAGGCGGCAAGGCGGCGTGCGAGGAAGTGCTGACCGCTTACGCCGCGGTGTATAAATTCGAGCTCGCCCTGCCGCGCTTCGCGTCAGTCTATGGCTACGGACCGTACACTGGCGGCGGCAATGTCGGCATGGACATGTACGCCATGCTGCAAGCGGCGCTCGCCGGCAAACCGGCGCCGATGGGGCCGGGCATCGCCGATGCCAACGATTTTGTTTACGCCAAAGATATCGCCCAGGGTCTGAGGCTGATTACGCACGCAACGAATTTGCCGCACCAAGCGTATAACCTCGGCACCGGCGCGGTGGCGACCATCGCCGACATTCAATTAGGTTTGCGGAAGGTGCTTGGCGACGTGCGCTTTACGCGCGAACAGTCGTCACGACCGCGGCCGGCGCTGGATATTTCGCGGGCGAGGGCTGAATTGGGTTATGAGCCGAAGTTCGATGTCGAGGCGGGAATGCGCGATTTTATTATAGAGATGGAGCGCCAATAACTTGTTTAAACTGCTCAAGACCGAAGCGCGCGCGGGTTCGCCGCATTACTTGCAGACGCGCGACTTTTCGTAGCTGTGTTTCGTTCTTCCGGGCGATTCCAACAATCACGCTCAGTTCCCGCCGTATACTATGCGCAAAACGGTGCTGGCCAGTTCATTCCTGAGCGTTCGGTAGAGCGGGCTTTGCGTTTTTGCACGTCGTAGGATCGGTTTATTCTCCCTTGTCCGGTATCGCTCGGCGGCACGTGCCTTGCCCTCTTGCCAGAGGTACACGAAATGTACTATCGGATGTTGGCGAAGCCAGATTCACGGGAACTAGGGCCAAGGGATATGGAGCACCGCTTATGAATTCCAAATTAATTGTCGCTATGTCGGCGTTTCTGCTGATGGGACTGTTGGCTTGGCAGGCGGCGGCGAACAATCCGCAATTGTTCGGCGATCCAGTGGCGGGGTTGCCGGCTGAGCAGCTGGCCAAATTCGACGCCGGTAAAGATGAATTCTTGGACGAAGATTCCATCGAAGAGGGGCTTGGGCCGGTGTTCAATGGAACGTCCTGCGCTG
This is a stretch of genomic DNA from Deltaproteobacteria bacterium. It encodes these proteins:
- a CDS encoding alpha/beta hydrolase, which translates into the protein MPYAQAGDVKLHYESFGSGVPFVFVSGTGWPGAPWKLKQVAALADRYRVIVYDHRGVGKSDAPKGPYSTRQFAQDAIHLFDAIGVTEPAHIIGHSMGGRVCQWMAIDHPARVRSMIQAASGSGSMGLPDYPRGLTVNATESLITRGYKEHMWHHFQSKFFFPEAFVKAHTEVLTELFKVFWDNAPKIEPYLEHVIARNRHETGEHLHQITCPTLCIVGSEDKVDADTGSHVTTSEHLRDNIKGAEMKVIDGCGHGFFWHKPEETNRIIREWVDRH
- a CDS encoding UbiD family decarboxylase; translation: MFDSSKIQPHLAFTDLREWMAEAEKLGELKTVRGASWQEEIGLATDVVVPPDDGPSVIFDDVPGCPKGFRVLINAFAGKRRAMTFGFPQGLTKQELSDAYFEHYQKTQHNIAPVFVDSGPVFENVIEKNEVDIEKFPTPVWHKDDGGRYIGTGCYSVTMDPDEKWINAGCYRAMIQDKKSVSLLMVPGKHGYMHRQKYFRKGEKMPIALVLGGDPLFFFMAGTEHPYGVCEYDIVGGMRGKPVECVRGEITGLPFPANSEIVLEGFLNNDNRKFEGPFGEWTGYYASDESAQPVLEIERIYHRNDPIILGVPPIGGGSDEMARYRAIMRSAMLKQQLRSAGVPDVTQVWPHEIGASRMLVALAIKQRYPGHARQVGLLASSCGASVYGLKMVIVVDDDIDVSNLDQLMWATLSRYDPATSVEILSRMRSTPADPRLTPEQRKIRDFTNSRMVIDATRPYEWRDKFPKVNAPSQEVTRKARELFGYLLK
- a CDS encoding OsmC family peroxiredoxin, with the translated sequence MSDNQTINGFQCEELERVKTSLQTNPENGQFKLRAKNRWIDGAQSISLVSSFKGMGREFSARNAPFIQTTDTPEILAGKDLGPTPMEELLVALAASVTTTLAYRASVANLQVQEIECDVEGDVEFQDVMNSSEPANSSFKQIRVTVHVKSDASKEQLTALCAASPVLAALTRPVAVSIAVKKTDDGSATVGAGL
- a CDS encoding aldo/keto reductase, which codes for MQYRYLGKNRLKVSAIGYGCPPFQGKLSEGDEQQAIAVLQRAIDIGMNFIDTADHNNGNNEEILAKVLKNRRGEVVLTSKFGNLRGQPWAAGREVEGRPEYVAWACENSLKRLQTDYIDLYYLHRVDPKVAIEDTVGAMKRLVEQGKVRHLGLSEAGPETLRRANAVYPIAAVQSEYSLWTRDYEANTIPLCRELGVGYVAYYALGRGFLSGKWNDFTDLGEKEAKRRGPRFHTENFARNVELLKRLERIAKARNCSVAQLALAWILHQGNFFVPIPGTDKIANLEANAAAAENSLSNDELAAIDNIFPIGAAAGGRHDYDRSKELNI
- a CDS encoding NAD(P)-dependent oxidoreductase, producing the protein MRVLITGAGLIGCYTAKELIARGDEVTFFDLQPNLEYLLKVLGRELPIVRGDIRELPALIEAMQSTRAEVVIHTAGLQGNRTPYFGFQVNLIGTLNVAEAVRLTGVRRLIHASSQGVYDLSDPPVPIHEEARRDGGARVYQGGKAACEEVLTAYAAVYKFELALPRFASVYGYGPYTGGGNVGMDMYAMLQAALAGKPAPMGPGIADANDFVYAKDIAQGLRLITHATNLPHQAYNLGTGAVATIADIQLGLRKVLGDVRFTREQSSRPRPALDISRARAELGYEPKFDVEAGMRDFIIEMERQ